Proteins found in one Haloferax litoreum genomic segment:
- a CDS encoding beta strand repeat-containing protein, whose product MSTITGGVSVAGAASSSTVTVDGGFQYADGSTPTDAWSATLSGSSDYSDQIGTDGTFHIQAGANQTYNLSFEQYNPAYTSANYPQDGVADIYAITPVSPGATNTSVGNWTVPNATLVQVVVQNETGAPIQNAHIQIRHENNGSSAFASATTNANGELVLDTNDQTGVELTGAVDFAVYGPAGYGFNQTATTVTDNTTLTITLPTVATVDGTLSEPDGTAAANDSVLFERGSTGELVTTDSNGNFSVDLTPGQTYEWAYYQGQIDTPAPADGIPDFHTLGPVTADSGTTTLSGETLPSARNLTVNVVREDGTNVSGAMVTFSQAITVDGTSVRAGDDRTTNQDGLARIEVDGARTTDISVHAPSGSDLGSSHTETTADSDNDVTVVLKEEVFVNGTVSASNGISVENASVGIHGINGTTGAPSGILESDGSYAIPANTNGTYEVYFQQTNWQASAGHPKDGLADLAPIGVVETSTTDVDLGQFSVPKGHLVNVTVVDSSGTPVEGVDIIVEAKDADSVAESGEGATTNADGELVLDTATSPGVEAPNGTLGVYVSPADATLSDNNTEILVDGNRSVTLTLQEQSLVTGSVTALDGTPVSGKQVLLHGESGGSNVTTDTGTFTLGAEQDISYELGFRDFNQDEAIADYERNGIVDIYTMDNVSVESSETNVGDYRLPVAHAVNITVVNQSGAPVSGAPVYVQHVNGSADSGEYGHTDSNGMFVWDDASHVGAELNGTIGVHVEPGGSKWVDNDTEFTVTENGSYQIVVQEQREFTGRLVGPDGTPVSGAEVVVNTGGDFNYARSDAGGNFSIGLPTNETASLGIIESPNDEFTEIGQQDGVADVVKVTEFDTTGTTALGNLSVPVGHQTTIRAVDRYGNPVPNAPMLLRAVDALDDSAAWGWNDRTDADGYLRAKSNDYELNGTVKIVPDAPDGYTSVTGNETITVDSNQTHTFVFERQGEVVSVNGSITDADGNAIEGNVISDNEPERKGHLSEIQSDGSFTVDVETNESFAIGYTQRDENGIGPRDGIADVYPFETVDVTSDTVIGSYTAPQGHVLNVTVENQTGAPIEGASVMFQPEGNEAFNPITAPAVTNTDGKAVVGNTTGLEATGPVFVYATRLGQTYDTATVTVTSPTEVTLTVPDPERVTVDGRILDSAGNPAVNDTLTVYSNEVYTYNDPIASETVTDTTGQFSTTAAANVTQELRYFQGNLGDRNAGNQTFFPTDDTPDVFAVQTLDGTGDAQLGDITLPQAYHVEIEVVTPNGTPVEGATVDVTHQSSSSDADARYDGAETNANGRYEIPASDGTGIDLVGSVVFGVSGPNGEYARNDTTITQNQTVTIELDVDQQSVPLSLAANATTIPAGEDVRFTVTDDANDPVNESNVTVTLPDGSTQTVQTDANGEAVFTSTTTGDYAVTASKNDTATEAYQSDSLTVTANEPGHVVVESVDVPSEVVRGEDVTVDITLSNPGAFDATDTLDVTGPLGVDTTETTLTPGETRTVVRTISTQGTTADTLSLTAETSNNSVSNTSTILEPANVSVDGYSLVETTILANEPVNATATLNNTGEVEGTYVLNLSVDGSVVTNETVTVGPQTTKTVNIATLVAWESDGTHTVSVADRPSTSITVLRPTNPDASVTVTAPTDGDVIGSGTVTLTYDLSNVTTGINHTEYSVDGGAYQTLTDGLSTTSHTLSVADGDHDVSVRLVDNLGTVVATSNRSFAVDSAAPVVGISAAQTDAIGVSNPTTVSIESTDANPGTTTFAVTNASGPVSERAVTDEVADGTATISWNGSLASGTALASGTYTLEVTSTDAAGNANTTTQTVSVDNDAPTVTATGVTDGTETTTVYVNDSDTLTISGTASDAESTLSSVDAVVSSDSTVFEERFDATLNGDGTWSATVAVDKLPDDGTYTVGGVATDAANNEDSSLNSSLTVVVDREAPSVGAAILNVTSNEGVVNVTANEVLATAPDVTVIKPGGANESVTLTQTASGWNGTFAYDGDGEYRLVANATDRAGNTGTAEATAQVQTDIQTVDKTVVLTNGQSGTFIELHTKTDVNEAFGALTESDTPVGELSKKLSGSQFIKGELGDKLDQNLSYALVGIPVDKSQLAQGVTPQDVDIRYFNETTKEWELVGTTTVETLNVTGTPTEYYVVNVSHFSTYGAVAPDTTAPSIDDSALSGSGSPYDYSTDTVDVTFDYSDAQSGINTSNVTVALDGTDVTGDYAGDLQVTSSSTTLTAVDLVGSGSHEVTLTVTDEAGNKQTTTKSFTVEEDETAPSLDTSFTDGKTYAYGTDSVSFDLTYSDTESGVDTSGVTVEFTDSSGTTDVTAPATVTSSGVSYTATDLTAGTYTIEVNVPDGAGNDNTTTKTFTIDGDDAKPTIESVTQSPSPTSGSLLPTTTEQVKTSVDYTDSESGVDASAITVEFDDGSGFTDVTDQAVITSSQANYTALDLGPGAYTVRVTVVDADGNTRVSDQSFTIGTGTAPQITGSSLTPTASGSTLPAGTSQATITVSYDDAEDDVDTSAITATFDGSDVTSDLSFDESAGEITYQATGLTDGSSYTLSVDVVDSASNSDSTSVTFDVDESSDDSFTGGSDSSSPSSNYDDDDDSSSSPSSQSETTVTTTPEPTSTDQPADEQTDGESDTTTDDSSETESESTPDSEAQTATTTAESTAEEAADGTQTTDSEAPGFGLTTMLGALILVLALVRRRL is encoded by the coding sequence GTGTCTACCATCACCGGTGGCGTCTCTGTCGCCGGTGCCGCGTCTTCGTCTACGGTCACCGTCGACGGTGGCTTCCAGTACGCAGATGGGAGTACGCCGACAGATGCGTGGAGTGCGACTCTCTCCGGCAGTAGCGACTACTCAGACCAGATTGGGACGGACGGAACGTTCCACATTCAGGCTGGGGCGAACCAGACGTACAATCTGAGCTTCGAACAGTACAACCCGGCCTACACGTCGGCGAACTACCCACAGGATGGGGTCGCCGATATCTACGCCATCACTCCTGTGTCCCCGGGGGCGACGAATACGTCGGTCGGCAACTGGACGGTTCCGAACGCGACTCTCGTTCAGGTCGTCGTCCAGAACGAAACCGGTGCCCCCATTCAGAACGCCCATATTCAGATTCGGCACGAGAACAACGGGTCGTCGGCGTTCGCCAGTGCGACCACGAACGCGAACGGTGAGTTGGTCCTCGACACGAACGACCAGACTGGCGTCGAACTCACAGGGGCAGTCGACTTCGCCGTCTACGGGCCAGCAGGCTACGGGTTCAACCAGACGGCGACGACGGTGACGGACAACACGACACTCACCATCACACTGCCGACGGTCGCCACTGTCGACGGAACGCTCAGCGAACCTGACGGCACCGCCGCCGCGAACGATTCGGTGCTCTTCGAACGCGGGTCCACCGGGGAACTGGTGACGACCGATTCGAACGGGAACTTCAGCGTCGACCTCACACCCGGTCAGACGTACGAGTGGGCATACTACCAGGGTCAAATCGACACTCCTGCCCCTGCAGACGGGATTCCTGACTTTCACACGCTGGGCCCGGTCACCGCCGATTCGGGAACGACGACACTCTCTGGTGAAACGCTCCCGAGTGCACGGAACCTCACCGTGAACGTCGTCCGGGAAGACGGGACGAACGTCTCCGGCGCGATGGTTACGTTCTCGCAAGCGATCACAGTCGACGGCACGTCCGTACGGGCCGGTGACGACCGAACGACGAACCAAGACGGTCTCGCACGCATCGAAGTCGACGGCGCGCGGACGACGGACATCAGTGTCCACGCTCCTTCTGGAAGTGACCTCGGGTCGTCGCACACCGAGACAACCGCCGACAGCGACAACGACGTCACCGTCGTCTTGAAGGAGGAAGTCTTCGTCAACGGGACTGTCTCGGCATCGAACGGTATCTCCGTGGAAAACGCCTCCGTCGGTATCCACGGCATCAACGGCACCACCGGTGCACCGAGTGGCATTCTCGAATCCGATGGTTCGTATGCGATACCCGCGAACACGAACGGGACGTACGAGGTGTACTTCCAACAGACCAACTGGCAGGCGAGTGCCGGACACCCAAAAGACGGTCTCGCCGACCTCGCCCCGATTGGTGTCGTCGAAACGTCGACGACTGACGTCGACCTCGGTCAGTTCTCGGTTCCGAAGGGCCACCTGGTGAACGTCACCGTCGTGGACTCCAGTGGAACCCCGGTCGAAGGCGTCGACATCATCGTCGAGGCGAAAGACGCCGACAGTGTCGCCGAGAGCGGCGAAGGCGCGACGACGAACGCCGACGGCGAACTCGTCCTCGACACTGCGACGTCGCCGGGTGTCGAAGCACCGAACGGAACGCTCGGCGTGTACGTCAGTCCGGCGGACGCGACGCTGTCGGATAACAACACCGAGATACTCGTCGACGGGAACCGAAGTGTCACACTGACGCTCCAGGAGCAGTCGCTCGTCACCGGGTCTGTCACCGCCCTCGACGGCACGCCTGTGAGTGGAAAGCAGGTACTCCTCCACGGTGAGAGTGGTGGAAGTAACGTCACCACAGACACGGGGACGTTCACACTCGGTGCGGAGCAAGACATCTCCTACGAACTCGGATTCCGAGACTTCAATCAGGACGAGGCGATTGCCGATTACGAACGCAACGGCATCGTCGACATCTACACGATGGACAACGTCTCGGTCGAGTCGTCAGAGACGAACGTCGGCGACTATCGACTTCCCGTCGCCCACGCGGTGAACATCACCGTCGTCAATCAGTCCGGGGCCCCAGTTTCGGGTGCACCGGTCTACGTCCAACACGTCAACGGGAGCGCCGACTCCGGCGAGTACGGACACACGGATTCGAACGGGATGTTCGTGTGGGACGATGCGTCCCACGTCGGTGCCGAACTCAACGGCACCATCGGTGTGCACGTCGAACCGGGCGGTTCGAAGTGGGTCGACAACGACACCGAGTTCACCGTCACCGAGAACGGGTCCTACCAAATCGTCGTCCAAGAACAGCGTGAATTCACCGGCCGACTCGTCGGACCGGACGGGACTCCCGTCTCCGGTGCCGAAGTTGTCGTCAACACTGGCGGCGACTTCAACTACGCGCGGTCTGATGCTGGCGGAAACTTCTCTATCGGTCTGCCAACCAACGAAACCGCGAGTCTCGGCATCATCGAGTCACCGAACGACGAGTTCACCGAGATTGGCCAGCAAGACGGCGTCGCAGACGTCGTGAAGGTCACGGAGTTCGACACGACTGGAACCACGGCGCTCGGGAACCTCTCTGTGCCTGTCGGCCACCAGACGACGATTCGCGCCGTCGACCGCTACGGGAACCCCGTTCCTAATGCCCCGATGCTCCTTCGCGCAGTCGACGCCCTCGACGACTCGGCCGCGTGGGGATGGAACGACCGTACCGACGCCGACGGCTACCTCCGTGCCAAATCCAACGACTACGAACTCAACGGAACGGTCAAAATCGTCCCCGACGCACCGGATGGCTACACGTCCGTCACCGGCAACGAGACGATTACCGTCGACTCGAACCAGACTCACACGTTCGTCTTCGAACGGCAGGGTGAGGTCGTCTCTGTCAACGGGTCGATAACGGACGCCGACGGCAACGCCATCGAGGGGAACGTTATCAGCGACAACGAACCCGAGCGAAAGGGTCACCTCTCCGAAATCCAGTCCGATGGGTCGTTCACCGTCGACGTCGAGACGAACGAATCGTTCGCTATCGGCTACACCCAGCGCGACGAGAACGGAATCGGTCCCCGCGACGGCATCGCCGACGTGTACCCCTTCGAGACAGTCGACGTCACGTCGGACACGGTGATTGGGTCGTACACGGCCCCGCAAGGGCACGTTCTCAACGTCACAGTCGAGAACCAGACTGGTGCTCCCATCGAGGGGGCGTCGGTGATGTTCCAACCGGAAGGTAACGAAGCGTTCAACCCGATTACCGCGCCCGCGGTCACGAACACCGACGGCAAGGCTGTCGTCGGAAACACGACTGGCCTCGAAGCAACTGGCCCTGTCTTCGTCTACGCGACGCGACTGGGCCAGACCTACGACACCGCTACCGTGACGGTCACCAGTCCGACCGAGGTCACGCTGACCGTCCCTGACCCAGAGCGTGTGACCGTCGACGGTCGGATACTCGACTCCGCCGGAAACCCGGCAGTCAACGACACACTGACGGTCTACTCGAACGAGGTCTACACCTACAACGACCCGATAGCGAGCGAGACGGTGACAGATACGACCGGCCAGTTCTCCACCACCGCCGCCGCGAACGTCACGCAGGAACTGCGATACTTCCAGGGGAACCTCGGTGACCGGAACGCCGGCAACCAGACGTTCTTCCCGACTGACGACACCCCTGACGTGTTTGCGGTCCAGACGCTCGATGGAACTGGCGACGCCCAACTTGGCGACATCACCCTCCCGCAGGCATACCACGTCGAAATCGAAGTCGTGACGCCGAACGGCACGCCGGTCGAAGGCGCGACGGTCGACGTCACACACCAGAGTTCGAGTTCGGACGCCGACGCCCGGTACGATGGGGCCGAGACCAACGCGAACGGCCGCTACGAGATTCCGGCCAGTGACGGCACTGGCATCGACCTCGTCGGTTCCGTGGTGTTTGGCGTGTCTGGACCGAACGGCGAGTACGCCCGGAACGACACCACCATCACGCAGAACCAGACGGTGACCATCGAACTCGACGTCGACCAGCAGTCGGTTCCGTTGTCCCTCGCGGCCAACGCGACGACGATTCCGGCCGGCGAGGACGTTCGGTTCACCGTCACCGACGACGCGAACGACCCTGTGAACGAGTCGAACGTCACCGTCACGCTCCCCGATGGAAGCACACAGACGGTCCAGACGGACGCGAACGGTGAGGCGGTCTTCACGTCCACGACGACCGGTGACTACGCAGTCACGGCGTCGAAGAACGACACCGCAACCGAGGCGTACCAATCTGACTCGCTGACGGTTACGGCGAACGAACCCGGCCACGTCGTCGTCGAATCTGTCGACGTGCCGTCCGAAGTCGTTCGCGGCGAGGACGTGACAGTCGATATCACGCTCTCGAATCCCGGCGCGTTCGACGCGACGGACACGCTCGACGTGACTGGACCACTCGGTGTCGACACCACTGAGACGACACTCACTCCCGGCGAGACGCGAACGGTCGTTCGAACTATCTCCACCCAAGGGACGACGGCAGACACGCTGTCGCTCACGGCCGAAACGAGCAACAACTCGGTCTCCAACACGAGTACCATCCTCGAACCCGCGAACGTCTCGGTCGATGGCTACTCGCTCGTCGAGACGACCATCCTCGCGAACGAACCCGTCAACGCGACGGCGACGCTCAACAACACCGGAGAGGTCGAAGGCACGTACGTCCTCAACCTCTCCGTCGATGGGTCGGTCGTCACCAACGAGACGGTGACCGTCGGACCACAGACCACGAAGACGGTGAACATCGCGACGCTCGTCGCGTGGGAAAGCGACGGCACGCACACCGTGTCGGTTGCCGACCGACCGTCTACGAGCATCACCGTCTTGCGCCCGACCAACCCGGACGCATCGGTGACCGTCACAGCACCGACCGACGGCGACGTCATCGGCAGCGGAACGGTAACGCTGACCTACGACCTCTCGAACGTGACGACCGGCATCAACCACACCGAGTACAGTGTCGATGGCGGCGCGTACCAGACGCTCACGGACGGCCTCTCGACGACGAGTCACACGCTCTCGGTCGCTGACGGCGACCACGACGTCTCCGTCCGTCTCGTCGACAACCTCGGAACCGTCGTCGCCACGTCTAACCGGTCGTTCGCGGTCGATTCGGCCGCGCCGGTGGTCGGCATCTCGGCCGCCCAGACCGACGCAATCGGCGTGTCGAACCCGACTACCGTCTCTATCGAGAGTACGGACGCGAATCCGGGAACGACGACGTTCGCGGTCACGAACGCCTCCGGTCCCGTCTCCGAACGAGCAGTCACCGACGAGGTGGCAGACGGAACCGCGACTATCTCGTGGAACGGGAGTCTCGCGTCGGGTACGGCCCTCGCGTCGGGCACGTACACGCTCGAAGTAACGAGTACCGACGCCGCGGGGAACGCGAACACGACGACGCAGACGGTCAGCGTCGACAACGACGCACCGACGGTCACCGCGACTGGCGTGACCGACGGGACAGAGACGACCACCGTCTACGTCAACGACAGTGACACGCTCACTATCTCTGGCACGGCGAGCGACGCGGAGTCGACCCTCTCGAGCGTCGATGCCGTCGTCAGTTCTGATTCGACGGTGTTCGAAGAACGGTTCGACGCCACGCTCAACGGAGACGGTACGTGGTCTGCGACGGTCGCAGTCGACAAACTCCCCGACGACGGAACCTACACCGTCGGAGGTGTCGCGACAGACGCCGCGAACAACGAGGATTCGTCGCTGAACTCCTCGCTCACGGTCGTCGTCGACAGAGAGGCACCGTCGGTCGGTGCGGCCATCCTCAACGTCACGTCGAACGAAGGCGTCGTGAACGTCACGGCGAACGAGGTGCTCGCAACAGCACCCGACGTGACGGTCATCAAACCGGGCGGGGCGAACGAATCAGTCACGCTGACGCAGACTGCGTCTGGCTGGAACGGGACCTTCGCATACGACGGTGACGGCGAATACCGCCTCGTCGCCAACGCGACAGACCGCGCCGGAAACACCGGCACTGCCGAAGCGACCGCACAGGTCCAGACGGACATCCAGACGGTCGACAAGACGGTCGTCCTCACGAACGGACAGAGTGGCACGTTCATCGAACTCCACACGAAGACCGACGTGAACGAAGCGTTCGGTGCACTCACCGAGAGTGACACCCCAGTCGGCGAACTGTCGAAGAAACTCTCGGGAAGCCAGTTCATCAAAGGTGAACTCGGCGACAAACTCGACCAGAACCTGTCGTACGCACTCGTCGGCATTCCGGTCGACAAGTCTCAGCTTGCGCAGGGTGTCACGCCGCAAGACGTCGATATCCGGTACTTCAACGAGACGACCAAGGAGTGGGAACTCGTCGGCACCACGACGGTCGAGACGCTGAACGTGACCGGCACGCCAACCGAGTACTACGTTGTCAACGTGTCGCACTTCTCGACGTACGGTGCGGTCGCACCCGACACCACGGCACCGTCCATCGACGATAGCGCGTTGTCCGGCAGTGGGTCGCCGTACGACTACAGCACCGACACGGTCGACGTGACGTTCGACTACAGTGACGCACAGAGCGGCATCAACACGAGCAACGTCACTGTCGCGCTCGACGGAACAGACGTGACCGGCGACTACGCCGGCGACCTGCAAGTGACGAGTTCGTCGACGACGCTAACCGCCGTCGACCTCGTCGGGTCCGGTTCGCACGAGGTCACGCTGACCGTCACCGACGAAGCGGGTAACAAGCAGACGACGACCAAGTCGTTCACCGTCGAAGAAGACGAGACGGCACCGTCGCTGGACACGTCCTTCACCGACGGCAAGACGTACGCCTATGGAACTGACTCGGTCAGTTTCGACCTGACCTACTCCGACACCGAAAGCGGTGTCGACACGAGCGGTGTCACGGTCGAATTCACTGATTCCAGTGGAACGACCGATGTCACTGCGCCCGCGACGGTCACGTCGTCCGGTGTCTCGTACACTGCGACTGACCTCACGGCCGGGACCTACACCATCGAGGTGAACGTCCCCGACGGCGCAGGCAACGACAACACGACGACGAAGACGTTCACCATCGACGGCGACGACGCAAAGCCGACCATCGAGTCGGTGACGCAGTCGCCGTCGCCGACGAGTGGCAGTCTCCTGCCAACGACGACTGAACAGGTGAAGACGTCCGTCGACTACACGGACAGCGAGAGTGGTGTGGACGCCAGCGCCATCACCGTCGAATTCGACGATGGGTCTGGCTTCACCGACGTGACGGACCAGGCGGTCATCACGTCGTCGCAAGCGAACTACACGGCGCTCGACCTCGGCCCCGGTGCCTACACGGTCCGGGTGACGGTGGTCGACGCTGACGGGAACACGCGCGTGTCCGACCAGTCGTTCACCATCGGCACGGGCACCGCGCCGCAGATTACGGGGTCGTCGCTGACGCCGACTGCCTCGGGTAGCACGCTTCCAGCAGGAACGTCGCAGGCGACGATTACCGTCTCCTACGACGACGCGGAAGACGACGTCGACACCAGCGCGATTACGGCGACGTTCGACGGCAGCGACGTCACGTCGGACCTGTCGTTCGACGAGTCCGCCGGGGAGATAACCTACCAGGCGACTGGCCTCACCGACGGTAGCAGTTACACGCTGTCCGTCGACGTGGTCGATAGCGCGTCGAACTCGGACTCCACGTCGGTGACGTTCGACGTCGACGAGAGTTCCGACGACTCCTTCACGGGTGGGTCGGACTCCTCGTCGCCCTCGTCGAACTACGATGACGACGACGACAGTTCGAGTTCCCCGTCGTCCCAGTCGGAGACGACGGTGACGACCACGCCCGAACCGACGTCGACCGACCAACCTGCGGACGAACAGACTGACGGCGAGTCGGACACGACGACTGACGACTCGTCCGAGACCGAATCTGAGTCGACGCCGGACTCCGAGGCGCAGACGGCGACGACGACTGCCGAGTCGACGGCCGAAGAGGCCGCCGACGGGACGCAGACGACAGACTCCGAAGCGCCCGGATTCGGCCTGACGACCATGCTCGGTGCACTGATTCTGGTGCTCGCGCTGGTCCGTCGCCGTCTGTAA
- a CDS encoding TraB/GumN family protein, producing MTVEELSLGVPKPIIDALPESDGAAAQDMQKAVQGLETRLNRAIVDAESESEAAQYVVDAIERLEDHYEKYDEFVPELRAWGQSPIYAIAWRNLQGDLILQLQEYDWLKPHIDRERNLRMVEDGIRFGKR from the coding sequence ATGACCGTCGAAGAACTCTCACTCGGTGTCCCGAAACCCATCATCGACGCCCTGCCGGAGTCGGACGGCGCGGCCGCACAGGACATGCAGAAGGCCGTTCAGGGGCTCGAAACCCGGTTGAACCGTGCAATCGTCGACGCCGAGTCGGAGTCAGAAGCAGCCCAGTACGTCGTCGACGCCATCGAGCGACTCGAAGACCACTACGAGAAGTACGACGAGTTCGTTCCCGAACTTCGCGCGTGGGGGCAGTCTCCAATTTACGCCATCGCGTGGCGAAACCTCCAGGGTGACCTCATCTTGCAGTTGCAGGAGTACGACTGGCTGAAACCGCACATCGACCGCGAACGGAACCTCCGAATGGTCGAAGACGGGATTCGGTTCGGAAAGCGGTAA
- a CDS encoding DUF7504 family protein, whose amino-acid sequence MDDYDETESRSSTGDSDEGDSSSLADVVEGPTLDTTTFDVSHDDTDAYDDASTSDATTDASLSDLANSLRERRPRGGESEVAGDRTTRDWNFVHDINSTERESSGTVDVDSGAGAVLDQVEDETTLLVGPGGPVDDRLCERLMSPESTVTNHHQLVISVDVPPAEQRDTLQRLRSGAVHSQALVDAQSYSVSGDVAEYEGVEVMNVASPRDLRRIGILTTKVLSKWNDAGVPISICFHSLSNLLDAVGDTQRVFRFLHILHGRIRAAGGRAHFHLDPTRHDEQTVRTFYSLFDAVVEFDADGSVTLV is encoded by the coding sequence ATGGACGACTACGACGAGACGGAGTCACGTTCGTCGACGGGTGACTCCGACGAGGGGGACTCGTCGTCACTTGCAGATGTCGTCGAGGGACCCACGTTAGACACGACTACGTTCGACGTGTCCCACGACGATACGGATGCGTACGACGATGCTTCGACGTCCGACGCGACTACAGACGCGTCGCTTTCAGACCTCGCCAACTCCCTTCGCGAGCGACGACCCCGCGGTGGCGAGAGCGAGGTGGCGGGCGACAGGACGACGAGGGACTGGAACTTCGTTCACGACATCAACAGTACCGAGCGTGAATCCAGTGGAACAGTCGACGTCGATTCTGGCGCGGGTGCTGTGCTCGACCAGGTCGAAGACGAGACCACGTTGCTCGTCGGGCCGGGTGGTCCAGTAGACGACCGTCTCTGTGAACGACTGATGTCCCCCGAGTCGACGGTGACGAATCACCACCAACTCGTGATATCGGTCGACGTGCCGCCAGCGGAACAACGCGATACCCTCCAGAGACTCCGGAGCGGTGCAGTTCACTCCCAGGCACTCGTCGATGCACAGTCGTACTCTGTATCCGGCGACGTCGCCGAGTACGAGGGCGTCGAGGTGATGAACGTCGCTTCGCCGAGAGACCTCCGACGCATCGGTATCCTGACCACGAAGGTCCTGTCCAAGTGGAACGACGCCGGCGTCCCTATCTCCATCTGTTTCCACTCACTCTCGAACCTCCTCGACGCCGTGGGAGACACCCAGCGCGTCTTCCGGTTTTTACACATCCTCCACGGGCGGATTCGCGCCGCCGGTGGGCGTGCACACTTCCATCTCGACCCGACCCGCCACGACGAACAGACGGTCCGCACGTTCTACTCGCTGTTCGACGCAGTCGTCGAGTTCGACGCCGACGGGTCAGTCACACTCGTGTGA
- a CDS encoding DUF5305 domain-containing protein: MAVEDRLKLFVTQQARPLVVLFAVAGLFCLLGAGYVFFTPTTQTVSEEVNVQTIESSVGTSAVVTGNSTLYEQGETLENRSAYFVPVTPNLSFHAETDVPPGQDVTVSQRLTMNVVGVRGDQPFYQSEEVLLDERRSVSDGSVAATRSINVSAMRKDIQTKRAETDGVGRFRVSLELNVTYQTDSYEGSLSTSAPFVISGQAYYLDGAVADSQTHSETVQREVQRPSDPAEYGGLALVGLVLFGLCGVIVRTEAVSDPEELRTRISHSRHDEWISRGEFPTESEKQYISILTLADLVDVAIDTNRRVIYDPDIEVYAVIDGNEIYYYSLGDLHAHAWLNL, translated from the coding sequence ATGGCTGTTGAAGACCGCCTCAAACTGTTCGTCACACAGCAGGCACGGCCACTCGTCGTGCTCTTCGCAGTCGCGGGTCTCTTCTGTCTTCTCGGTGCAGGGTACGTTTTTTTCACACCGACGACACAGACTGTCTCCGAGGAGGTCAACGTCCAGACCATCGAGTCCTCGGTCGGAACGAGTGCCGTCGTCACTGGGAACTCCACCCTGTACGAACAGGGAGAGACCCTCGAAAACCGGTCTGCGTACTTCGTTCCAGTCACGCCAAACCTCTCGTTTCACGCCGAGACGGACGTCCCACCGGGTCAGGACGTGACGGTCTCACAGCGACTCACGATGAACGTCGTCGGCGTGCGCGGCGACCAACCGTTCTACCAGTCTGAAGAGGTGCTCCTCGACGAACGACGCAGTGTCTCCGACGGGAGCGTCGCCGCGACTCGTTCGATAAACGTCTCGGCGATGCGCAAAGACATTCAGACGAAACGGGCCGAGACAGACGGTGTCGGTCGGTTTCGAGTCTCTCTCGAACTGAACGTCACATACCAGACGGACTCGTACGAAGGGTCGCTCTCGACGAGTGCACCGTTCGTCATCTCCGGGCAGGCGTACTACCTCGACGGTGCAGTTGCCGACTCACAGACTCACTCGGAGACGGTGCAACGAGAGGTGCAGCGACCATCTGACCCCGCCGAGTATGGTGGGCTAGCGCTCGTCGGACTCGTCCTGTTCGGACTCTGTGGCGTCATCGTCCGTACCGAAGCGGTCAGTGACCCCGAAGAACTTCGGACGCGTATCTCACACAGCAGGCACGACGAGTGGATTTCACGCGGTGAGTTCCCGACTGAGTCCGAAAAGCAGTACATCTCGATACTCACGTTAGCGGACCTCGTCGACGTCGCTATCGACACCAATCGACGTGTCATCTACGACCCAGACATCGAAGTGTACGCTGTCATCGACGGCAACGAGATTTACTACTACTCTCTCGGTGACCTCCACGCGCACGCCTGGTTGAACCTCTGA
- a CDS encoding DUF7344 domain-containing protein, with translation MSNRGAGGLLGRRPPEEETGLPKDEIFDLMSNHRRRYTIHHCKQADGPVSLSDLAEQVAAWEKDKSISELGSAERKTVYTSLQQTHLPRLERAGIVTYENGEVELTNQTERLDIYLDIVPENSIPWGVYYLGLSFLSCLVVVGLWMDVLPTGAVPTLVYPTIIIAAFTVSAAYHALANRRYRFENLDEPL, from the coding sequence ATGAGCAATCGCGGAGCGGGTGGGTTGCTCGGTAGACGACCGCCCGAAGAGGAGACAGGACTCCCCAAAGACGAGATATTCGACCTCATGAGTAACCACCGGCGGCGGTACACCATCCACCACTGTAAACAGGCGGACGGCCCGGTTTCACTCTCCGACCTCGCAGAACAGGTCGCCGCGTGGGAGAAGGACAAATCGATTAGCGAACTCGGGTCCGCAGAACGGAAGACGGTGTACACGTCACTCCAGCAGACACACCTCCCGCGACTCGAACGTGCGGGCATCGTGACGTACGAGAACGGGGAGGTCGAGTTGACGAATCAGACCGAACGACTCGACATCTACCTCGACATCGTCCCCGAGAACTCGATTCCGTGGGGTGTGTACTATCTCGGTCTCTCGTTCCTCTCGTGTCTCGTCGTCGTCGGACTCTGGATGGACGTCCTCCCGACTGGGGCGGTGCCGACGCTGGTGTATCCCACGATAATCATCGCCGCGTTCACTGTCTCGGCGGCGTACCACGCCCTCGCGAATCGACGGTACCGGTTCGAAAACCTCGACGAACCGCTCTGA